The following proteins are encoded in a genomic region of Glycine soja cultivar W05 chromosome 17, ASM419377v2, whole genome shotgun sequence:
- the LOC114391947 gene encoding NAC domain-containing protein 104-like isoform X3, translated as MEDHAHAALPPGYRFYPSEEVLVGYYLTKKNENREEGFYGSDLIKELDLYDHDPFELPDAAACFSYGYKGRKKHWFCYAKETKRRNRRKVKSGFWLRKGKVRDISDHNGDDVVLGTRTRFVFYVGNSLKNAARTDWILYEYALVDRFLASFVLCRVVNKPPHKNSPSEIGLSCCAEESVVAVVRQVGVQCDGCAESDVVEAKVCDEGFVNRENEIAENPISGEHGDPAAPVSVAQGSQPLSIANFCISNCLKNLFRIRVINTGNQSKCSGKAF; from the exons ATGGAAGACCACGCGCATGCTGCACTACCTCCCGGTTACCGGTTCTACCCTTCCGAAGAGGTTCTCGTCGGTTACTACTTAACCAAGAAGAACGAGAACCGGGAGGAGGGTTTCTACGGTTCTGATTTGATCAAAGAACTTGACCTCTACGATCACGATCCCTTCGAATTACCGGACGCTGCTGCTTGCTTTTCGTACGGTTACAAAGGGAGGAAGAAGCATTGGTTCTGTTACGCTAAAGAGACCAAACGCAGAAACAGAAGAAAGGTGAAAAGCGGGTTCTGGCTCCGGAAGGGAAAGGTTCGGGATATTTCCGACCACAACGGCGACGACGTCGTTTTGGGCACGAGGACGCGTTTCGTTTTCTACGTCGGCAATTCCCTGAAAAACGCTGCCAGAACCGATTGGATTTTGTACGAATACGCATTGGTTGACCGCTTTCTG GCTTCGTTTGTGCTTTGTCGTGTGGTGAATAAGCCTCCTCATAAGAATAGTCCGTCGGAGATCGGTCTGAGTTGTTGTGCTGAGGAGAGTGTTGTGGCGGTGGTGCGTCAGGTTGGTGTTCAGTGTGATGGATGTGCCGAAAGTGATGTTGTTGAAGCTAAGGTGTGTGATGAAGGCTTTGTTAATAGAGAGAATGAGATTGCTGAGAATCCAATTAGTGGTGAACATGGTGATCCAGCTGCACCTGTTTCAGTTGCTCAGGGAAGTCAGCCG ttgTCAATTGCAAACTTCTGCATCAGCAATTGCCTGAAAAATTTATTCAGAATTAGGGTCATCAATACAGGGAATCAGTCAAAAT GTTCAGGAAAGGCTTTCTAA
- the LOC114391947 gene encoding NAC domain-containing protein 104-like isoform X2, producing MEDHAHAALPPGYRFYPSEEVLVGYYLTKKNENREEGFYGSDLIKELDLYDHDPFELPDAAACFSYGYKGRKKHWFCYAKETKRRNRRKVKSGFWLRKGKVRDISDHNGDDVVLGTRTRFVFYVGNSLKNAARTDWILYEYALVDRFLASFVLCRVVNKPPHKNSPSEIGLSCCAEESVVAVVRQVGVQCDGCAESDVVEAKVCDEGFVNRENEIAENPISGEHGDPAAPVSVAQGSQPVQERLSKLPSGSALFVGAMTSQQLMLSILEEDFIELDDIA from the exons ATGGAAGACCACGCGCATGCTGCACTACCTCCCGGTTACCGGTTCTACCCTTCCGAAGAGGTTCTCGTCGGTTACTACTTAACCAAGAAGAACGAGAACCGGGAGGAGGGTTTCTACGGTTCTGATTTGATCAAAGAACTTGACCTCTACGATCACGATCCCTTCGAATTACCGGACGCTGCTGCTTGCTTTTCGTACGGTTACAAAGGGAGGAAGAAGCATTGGTTCTGTTACGCTAAAGAGACCAAACGCAGAAACAGAAGAAAGGTGAAAAGCGGGTTCTGGCTCCGGAAGGGAAAGGTTCGGGATATTTCCGACCACAACGGCGACGACGTCGTTTTGGGCACGAGGACGCGTTTCGTTTTCTACGTCGGCAATTCCCTGAAAAACGCTGCCAGAACCGATTGGATTTTGTACGAATACGCATTGGTTGACCGCTTTCTG GCTTCGTTTGTGCTTTGTCGTGTGGTGAATAAGCCTCCTCATAAGAATAGTCCGTCGGAGATCGGTCTGAGTTGTTGTGCTGAGGAGAGTGTTGTGGCGGTGGTGCGTCAGGTTGGTGTTCAGTGTGATGGATGTGCCGAAAGTGATGTTGTTGAAGCTAAGGTGTGTGATGAAGGCTTTGTTAATAGAGAGAATGAGATTGCTGAGAATCCAATTAGTGGTGAACATGGTGATCCAGCTGCACCTGTTTCAGTTGCTCAGGGAAGTCAGCCG GTTCAGGAAAGGCTTTCTAAACTTCCCAGTGGCAGTGCATTGTTCGTAGGAGCTATGACATCTCAGCAACTTATGCTTTCCATTCTAGAGGAGGATTTCATAGAATTGGATGATATTGCATGA
- the LOC114391947 gene encoding NAC domain-containing protein 104-like isoform X1 has product MEDHAHAALPPGYRFYPSEEVLVGYYLTKKNENREEGFYGSDLIKELDLYDHDPFELPDAAACFSYGYKGRKKHWFCYAKETKRRNRRKVKSGFWLRKGKVRDISDHNGDDVVLGTRTRFVFYVGNSLKNAARTDWILYEYALVDRFLASFVLCRVVNKPPHKNSPSEIGLSCCAEESVVAVVRQVGVQCDGCAESDVVEAKVCDEGFVNRENEIAENPISGEHGDPAAPVSVAQGSQPLSIANFCISNCLKNLFRIRVINTGNQSKCLLQVLFSFKFGKF; this is encoded by the exons ATGGAAGACCACGCGCATGCTGCACTACCTCCCGGTTACCGGTTCTACCCTTCCGAAGAGGTTCTCGTCGGTTACTACTTAACCAAGAAGAACGAGAACCGGGAGGAGGGTTTCTACGGTTCTGATTTGATCAAAGAACTTGACCTCTACGATCACGATCCCTTCGAATTACCGGACGCTGCTGCTTGCTTTTCGTACGGTTACAAAGGGAGGAAGAAGCATTGGTTCTGTTACGCTAAAGAGACCAAACGCAGAAACAGAAGAAAGGTGAAAAGCGGGTTCTGGCTCCGGAAGGGAAAGGTTCGGGATATTTCCGACCACAACGGCGACGACGTCGTTTTGGGCACGAGGACGCGTTTCGTTTTCTACGTCGGCAATTCCCTGAAAAACGCTGCCAGAACCGATTGGATTTTGTACGAATACGCATTGGTTGACCGCTTTCTG GCTTCGTTTGTGCTTTGTCGTGTGGTGAATAAGCCTCCTCATAAGAATAGTCCGTCGGAGATCGGTCTGAGTTGTTGTGCTGAGGAGAGTGTTGTGGCGGTGGTGCGTCAGGTTGGTGTTCAGTGTGATGGATGTGCCGAAAGTGATGTTGTTGAAGCTAAGGTGTGTGATGAAGGCTTTGTTAATAGAGAGAATGAGATTGCTGAGAATCCAATTAGTGGTGAACATGGTGATCCAGCTGCACCTGTTTCAGTTGCTCAGGGAAGTCAGCCG ttgTCAATTGCAAACTTCTGCATCAGCAATTGCCTGAAAAATTTATTCAGAATTAGGGTCATCAATACAGGGAATCAGTCAAAATGTTTGTTGCaagtacttttttcttttaaatttggaaAGTTTTGA